Proteins found in one Pagrus major chromosome 20, Pma_NU_1.0 genomic segment:
- the h1-0 gene encoding histone H1.0 has translation MAETSATPAKAKKASKPKKPASHPKYSDMIKAAIAHDASRSGASRQSIQKYVKKNYKVGDNVDVQIKLALKRLVASGMLRHTKGIGASGSFRLTKPEDSKKPTKAPVSAKPKKAPKPSKPKKAAKPKKVSKTPEKPKKAAAKKVKKVVKKATPTKAKKAPAKKSKAAKPKAKPAKKAAKPKAKPAKKGAKAAKKK, from the coding sequence atggCAGAGACGTCGGCAACTCCGGCCAAAGCCAAAAAGGCTTCCAAGCCCAAGAAACCTGCTTCTCATCCCAAGTACTCGGACATGATCAAAGCGGCGATCGCTCACGACGCCAGCCGGAGCGGAGCGTCCCGTCAGTCCATCCAGAAGTACGTGAAGAAGAACTACAAGGTGGGCGACAATGTCGACGTGCAGATCAAATTGGCCCTGAAGAGGTTGGTGGCAAGCGGGATGCTGCGCCACACCAAAGGCATCGGTGCGTCCGGATCCTTCAGGCTGACCAAACCAGAGGACTCCAAAAAACCAACCAAGGCACCGGTATCTGCCAAACCAAAGAAGGCACCGAAGCCCTCCAAACCCAAGAAGGCAGCCAAGCCCAAGAAGGTGTCAAAGACGCCGGAGAAGCCCAAGAAGGCAGCtgcaaagaaagtgaaaaaggtCGTGAAAAAGGCGACGCCAACTAAAGCCAAAAAGGCACCAGCAAAGAAATCCAAGGCAGCCAAGCCCAAGGCAAAACCAGCAAAGAAGGCAGCCAAGCCCAAGGCGAAACCAGCGAAGAAGGGAGCCAAAGCAGCAAAGAAGAAGTAA